From the Mesotoga prima MesG1.Ag.4.2 genome, the window GCATAAGTAAAGTTGTGAAGAAAGCGGGCAAACTCATCGCAGTAGACGGCATTAGTGGTTTAGTTGCCGAACGTTTGCTTACCGATGACTGGGGGCTTGATATAGTTGTATCTGGCTCTCAGAAGGGTTTTATGCTACCTCCTGGACTGGCTTTCATATCGTTCAGTAAAGAAGCTATCGAAAAGTCCAAGAACGTTAGTTCTACCAGTTTTTACTTCAACCTGAAGAAATACTTGAAGGATCCTATTCCATGGACGCCAGCTGTCAACCTGATCTATCAGCAGAGTCTTGCCGTAAAAATGCTTCTCGAAGAAGGAATGGAAAACGTGTGGGCGAGACACGAACTAATGGGAAAGGCAACGAGAGAAGCCATAAAAGCCATGGGGTTGGAGCTTTTCTCCAAGAGGCCGGGAAATGTGCTTACTTCTGTCAAGGTGCCTGAAGGTGTCGACGGAGGCAAAATAGTCTCCATAATGAGAGACGAATATGGAGTAACGATAGCCGGCGGACAGGGTTCGATGAAAGGAAATATCTTCAGGATAGCCCACCTCGGGTATATGTCGGACTACGATGTCATTATTGCCCTGACATCTCTCGAGAAAGTCCTCAGAAGGCTAGGATTCAAGGTGGAGTACGGAACCGGAGCAAGAGTTGCTATGGAGATTTTCGAGAAGGAGGGCGCTTGATGCTTAGACTACACGCTAACGATCCTCTCGACAAGGATGCAATGAAGATCCTTGAGGACAGCAAGCTGTTCGAGATAACTGCTGAGCATCTAGATAAAGATGAGTTGCTTAAGAAGATGCCCGAAATAGAGATCTTGGTCGTGAGAAGTGCAACGAAGGTAACCTCTGAGGTGATCGATGCCGGAAAGAAGCTAAAGTTGATTGCAAGGGCCGGAGTTGGACTGGACAATGTTGACGTTGAGGCTGCGAAAAGGCACAACATAATGGTTAGAAACACACCCGGAGCCAACGCCATCTCGGTGGCCGAACTCACTTTCGGTTTGCTTCTCAGCCTTGTAAGGCACATTCCAAGAGGTACGTACGGCATCAAGGAAGGAAAGTGGGAAAAGAAGGAACTGAAAGGTACAGAG encodes:
- a CDS encoding pyridoxal-phosphate-dependent aminotransferase family protein translates to MAKMIKKNYLLAPGPTPVPVDVLLEGAKDTIHHRTPQFKKIFEDAVNGTKEVFRTRNDLFILASSGTGAMEMAVANIVNPGEKLIVCSVGKFGERWVELAKTFGAEIVLVERDYGDFYTPEMVERALDENPDAVAVLTTLSETSTGTVMDIEGISKVVKKAGKLIAVDGISGLVAERLLTDDWGLDIVVSGSQKGFMLPPGLAFISFSKEAIEKSKNVSSTSFYFNLKKYLKDPIPWTPAVNLIYQQSLAVKMLLEEGMENVWARHELMGKATREAIKAMGLELFSKRPGNVLTSVKVPEGVDGGKIVSIMRDEYGVTIAGGQGSMKGNIFRIAHLGYMSDYDVIIALTSLEKVLRRLGFKVEYGTGARVAMEIFEKEGA